A single genomic interval of Zingiber officinale cultivar Zhangliang chromosome 4A, Zo_v1.1, whole genome shotgun sequence harbors:
- the LOC121969831 gene encoding bZIP transcription factor 11-like, producing the protein MASPCGTSSGSSLLQNSASCEVDLQALMDHKRQKRKISNRESARRSRMRKQKHLEDLTAQVKQMRKENSQALTQLTLTTQQYFVVEAENSVLRAQLMELTRRLQSLNEFLLRLNENSHISSGLLCDAPQNNENFNTPWNWYMNQPIMASLQNMWHY; encoded by the coding sequence ATGGCTTCTCCATGTGGGACTTCTTCTGGTTCCAGCCTGCTGCAGAATTCGGCCTCCTGCGAAGTGGATCTACAGGCACTGATGGACCATAAAAGGCAGAAGAGAAAGATATCAAACCGTGAATCTGCGAGGCGGTCAAGGATGCGCAAGCAGAAGCACCTGGAAGATCTGACGGCACAGGTGAAACAAATGAGGAAGGAGAACAGTCAGGCCTTGACACAGTTGACCCTCACCACACAGCAATACTTTGTTGTGGAGGCTGAGAACTCTGTTCTCAGGGCTCAGTTGATGGAGCTCACCAGAAGGCTGCAGTCTCTTAATGAGTTCCTTCTCCGCCTGAATGAAAACAGCCATATCAGCAGTGGCCTCCTCTGTGATGCTCCTCAAAACAATGAAAACTTCAACACTCCATGGAACTGGTACATGAACCAGCCCATCATGGCTTCATTACAGAACATGTGGCATTACTGA